One stretch of Oncorhynchus clarkii lewisi isolate Uvic-CL-2024 chromosome 3, UVic_Ocla_1.0, whole genome shotgun sequence DNA includes these proteins:
- the LOC139398604 gene encoding heterogeneous nuclear ribonucleoprotein A3-like, translated as MEGHEHREPEQLRKLFIGGLSFETTEESLRIHFEQWGNLTDSVVMRDPNNKRSRGFGFVTYSCVEEVDACMAARPHKVDGRVVEPKRAVSREDSNRPGAHLTVKKIFVGGIKEDTREDHIREYFETYGRIETIDIMEERATGKKRGFCFVSFDDNDTVDKIVAQKYHTINSHNCEVRKALPKQEMEASNQRNRGGGSGNFMGRGGNSGGGNFGQGGYGGGRGGDGYNGYGGEGGNYSGGPGYRGGRGGGYGGGSPGYGNQGGGFGGGYDNYNDRGNFRGNFGGGRGGNYNDFGNYGGPQSSYGPMKGNNFGGRNSGGGPYGGGYGSGGGSGHGYGSQRY; from the exons ATGGAG GGTCATGAACATAGGGAGCCTGAACAGCTCAGGAAGCTGTTCATTGGGGGCCTAAGTTTTGAAACCACTGAGGAAAGTTTAAGGATCCATTTTGAACAATGGGGAAACCTCACAGACAGTGTG GTAATGCGGGACCCAAACAACAAGCGCTCGAGAGGGTTCGGCTTTGTAACATACTCCTGTGTGGAGGAGGTGGATGCCTGCATGGCAGCTCGCCCTCATAAGGTGGACGGACGTGTTGTTGAACCTAAAAGGGCTGTATCGAGAGAG GACTCTAACAGACCGGGTGCCCACCTGACGGTGAAGAAGATATTTGTTGGGGGGATCAAGGAGGACACACGGGAGGACCATATCAGGGAGTACTTTGAGACCTACGGGAGGATCGAGACCATTGACATTATGGAGGAACGCGCAACTGGGAAAAAGAGGGGATTCTGCTTTGTCTCATTTGATGACAATGACACTGTGGATAAAATTGTTG CTCAGAAATACCATACAATAAACAGCCACAACTGCGAAGTCAGAAAAGCACTCCCAAAACAGGAAATGGAGGCGTCCAATCAGAGGA ATAGGGGTGGTGGCTCTGGAAACTTCATGGGCCGAGGTGGTAACTCTGGTGGTGGCAACTTTGGGCAAG GAGGCTACGGTGGCggaagaggaggggatggatACAATGGATACGGTGGAGAGG GTGGAAACTACAGTGGGGGACCTGGCTACAGAGGTGGACGTGGTGGCGGGTATGGGGGAGGAAGTCCTGGGTATGGTAACCAGGGAGGAGGCTTTGGAGGAGGATATGATAACTACAATGACAGAGGCAACTTTAGAG GGAATTTTGGTGGTGGAAGGGGCGGAAATTACAATGACTTTGGCAACTACGGAGGACCACAATCTAGCTATGGTCCCATGAAGGGGAACAACTTTGGTGGCAGAAACTCTGGTGGTGGCCCCTATGGAG GTGGCTACGGCTCAGGCGGTGGAAGTGGGCATGGCTACGGCTCACAGCGATATTGA